ATGTGTGATTAATATTTGATGAGATATATAAGTTGATAAATTTTATTAATTCACAAGAAAGCACCCTTCGGGTGCAAATCAATTGTAGTTATGGCTAAACATTGGATATACCCAGTCAGGTAATTTGCTTAGCATTCCCTCATATTTGAGGGATTGCTTTTGTTCTCAATATATCGGAGAAATTTATACTTTATATACCAAAAAAAAAGAATGTTGGGGGGAGTAAATCCCCTCCAAAGTGTTGGTATTCTATACTTCAATACTAGAAATCAGTCATAACTCTATATTGATCGATCTCTGCTTTATGCATTTCTTCTAGGAAAATCTCAGCAACTGATCTAACATCCTTTGCCTTGGTAATGGCTCTGCCAACAACCATGATATCGGCACCAGCATCAGTTGCGTCCGTCACTCTGGCTGCACCTTCTTCAAGCTTGCCAATACCGCCTGCTACAGCTATCAGTAATTTTGGATGGATTTTCTTCAATTCTGGGATACTACTCCATGCATGTGCGCTGTCCTCTGCATCAATGGCTCTGTGAAGTTCGATAACATCCGGCTTGACACTCAATTCCTTTAGCACCTTCACAGGATCTGCTACATTCAGCATATCGATATATGCATAAATACCGGTTTTCTTAGCTTCTTTTATAGCCTTCTCAATAGTTGATATAGGTGCAAGTCCTGAGATGACAACAGCATCTGCGGTTGCGTCTGCTACCATTCTAGCTTCCAGGTTGCCTGTGTCCAGGGTCTTCAGGTCAGCCACAATAAAGGCGTTAGGTCGGGCCTCACGCATCTGCTCTACAACGTTTAAACCATACCTCTTGATAAGAGGCGTGCCCGCTTCCAGAATGAGGTGGTCGCTTTGTGGTAGCTGCTTCAATACCTTTTTCACGAATTCTATATCCGGGATGTCGATGGCGACCTGAAGATATGGCGGGTCCCACAACCTGACAACCTTGAATCCCATGATCGGGTGCATGGTCCTGTCCTTCTCGTGCATTAACGTCTCCACATCAGGGAATCCTTCCATTGCTCTTTGTACTGCCAGTTTGGTAGCACCGTAATTATACCTGTATATCTTGCTGTAATCATCGGCTTTCGGATGAATGAACACGCTAGCCACAATCACCAGGTCTTCAGCCTGTTCCTTTGGTATAATACCTTCATCCATTGCATCGGCAATAGCTCGTGCTACGGCAGTCTGGGCAGGGCCGAATATCTTGGCCGCATCATCCATATCTTTTACCGTAACCTTGGGTACAATGAGTGTAGCTGGCTTTGTGAGCAGGTTGGGTCTTATAACAGATAATAAGGGGGTATGACCAGCTGAGAGCTGGGTAAATCCGTTGGCGAATGCCTGTCCAGCCGGACCGTTTTTATCACCGATAATAATATCAACATGTGCGAGTTCTGGTTCTTCACCAATGAGTGCTTCTCCTACTAAAAACAATATTTTACACCTCGAACCGACATTAATGATAAAAAAGTATTTAAGGATACCTAAGAGCTGACTTTCAATATTCTAAAATGGAACAAAACATTTGTTTTTGGGTAAACTTATAAACCCACACCAGCTTTTCATCCCCAATGCCAGAACAGTACGACAGCAAAGTCCACCGCACAAGGATAATGTCAATTATTTCCATAGGGCTGTTCATAGAATTCATGGCAATTTTGTCATTAATTCCTATGCTGCCTGCGGTCTCAGAAGATCTAAATGTGGCAAAACCCTTTATGGGAGTGATTATGGGTTCATTCATGGTATTTATGGCAATACCCCAGATTCCTATTGGGATGTTGTCTGATAAGTACGGCCGCCGTCCTTTTATCATTATTGGCATCCTGACATTTAGTATCGGATTATTAATATTCGGATTAGCAAAATCAGCAGAACAGCTGCTCATCGCCCGTTCACTTTCAGGTCTGGGTGTTGCAATGTTCCTCCCTACTGCATACGCCATTGGTGGAGACATCTACTCAATAAGGGAACGGGGCAAAGGTATAGGATTCATCAGTATGGCTATCGGACTTGGTACAGTTGGTGGTTACATCCTGGGAGGGGTGGTTGGGGGTTTATTTGGATGGAGGACCGTGTTCTTATCCATGTTCTGGGCCTCACTTTTAGTGGCCATAGGCAGTCTTTGGGTAAATGAGACCCGTCCAAAAAGTCTGGATACCGATTTCGGGATTTTGAAAATTGCAAAGTCAACCCTGCTAATGTTTTGGGACCGGACCCTGGTACTTACAGGACTTGTCAGCATGTTATGTTCATTAGCGGTTATAGGAGCCTCATTTACTCTCCCGTTCTTTGCAGCCGGGACTGTCTCCTCTGTTCAGATGGGATTAATATTTGTTCCGTATGCCATAACCAGCAGCCTGGGAGCATCGGTTACAGGATCAATCAGC
This portion of the Methanosarcinales archaeon genome encodes:
- a CDS encoding bifunctional 5,6,7,8-tetrahydromethanopterin hydro-lyase/3-hexulose-6-phosphate synthase, which produces MFLVGEALIGEEPELAHVDIIIGDKNGPAGQAFANGFTQLSAGHTPLLSVIRPNLLTKPATLIVPKVTVKDMDDAAKIFGPAQTAVARAIADAMDEGIIPKEQAEDLVIVASVFIHPKADDYSKIYRYNYGATKLAVQRAMEGFPDVETLMHEKDRTMHPIMGFKVVRLWDPPYLQVAIDIPDIEFVKKVLKQLPQSDHLILEAGTPLIKRYGLNVVEQMREARPNAFIVADLKTLDTGNLEARMVADATADAVVISGLAPISTIEKAIKEAKKTGIYAYIDMLNVADPVKVLKELSVKPDVIELHRAIDAEDSAHAWSSIPELKKIHPKLLIAVAGGIGKLEEGAARVTDATDAGADIMVVGRAITKAKDVRSVAEIFLEEMHKAEIDQYRVMTDF
- a CDS encoding MFS transporter; translation: MPEQYDSKVHRTRIMSIISIGLFIEFMAILSLIPMLPAVSEDLNVAKPFMGVIMGSFMVFMAIPQIPIGMLSDKYGRRPFIIIGILTFSIGLLIFGLAKSAEQLLIARSLSGLGVAMFLPTAYAIGGDIYSIRERGKGIGFISMAIGLGTVGGYILGGVVGGLFGWRTVFLSMFWASLLVAIGSLWVNETRPKSLDTDFGILKIAKSTLLMFWDRTLVLTGLVSMLCSLAVIGASFTLPFFAAGTVSSVQMGLIFVPYAITSSLGASVTGSISDSVGRKTPLITMIILGGAALLLLTFDTMSPIIISINFGFVGLCLGPVVTLSTAILSDQVVKKDPRILGTSIGVLNMVRWLGGASGPVVAGTIMEFADARTSFMTLGILVLFATFIAFFLRETLE